CCATGCCACGCTGCCAAGATTGGCGAAAAAGCGGCGGTCAGTCTATCAACTACAAGACATCGACCTACAACAGTTCACCATCGTCCAGGGCGGAGTGTGCGCTGCCATCTTCGGTACCGCTCTGCTGGCAGCCGTGCTGTCCACTCGATTCAAGGCATCGCTTGGTACTGTGTGCCAGCCATGCCTCACTGCCCAAGCATACATCACTCGCGTGGAGGACCAGACAGTATCACCTTGCGAAGACTTTTATCTGCACGTCTGCGGTCAGTGGTCTTACTCGGGAGAGGACACCTTTGTAGCTGACGTCGAAGCCAGTGGGTTTAGCGCTCTTGACGACGCACTTTCTAGTTACACCACAAGTCCTCCTGGTACCTCATGGACATTCCAGACTCTAGCGTTGTTCTATCAATCCTGCAAGTCTGAACTCGGAGCCAAGCGAAATATCTCCTACGTCTTACACCAGTTTATTGAGGTATCCGATTTAACATGGAAGCACTTCAGCGACATACATGACGAGAGAAGTTTCATTGACGTCATTGGAGTGATGACAATCAAGTTGGATCTCGATCCGCTCTTCAACATTGATATCAATCGAAGAGGCCATGCATTCACTATAAAACCTGTTGCGAGAGACTCACTCCTGAAGTACTCAACTGCAATAGACATTATTCGACGTGCGTCGCACATCATAGATGCGCGCATCGACAAAAAGCTCGTAGAAAGTGTTCTGGAGCTGCACAAGATGATTGAAGATGAATACGACAGTCCCGCTAGCGCATCGGTAACAGGTCCTGGCATTACAGTTCTCGTACAACTTGGAATAGGGACGTCGGAATTATGGGCGAACACTGTCGACAAGTATGCGCCAAGCTGGGTTCATATTTCTGAAAAGTCGCAAGTCACGCTCAACCAGCCGCCACTACTGCGAAACGTTCTCGGCTACGTGTTCAGGTCACCCCCGGATATACGGTCTTTCTACCTCTTTCTTCACATCCTCAAAGTAGTCATCGACATCGTCGACATATCCGGCGACCTCACGACAGCCAAGGAAGCCTGCCTCAAAGAAATCCAGCGTGAGCAGTTCTTCTGGATACGCCACTCGTTTGCCGTCCACAACCTCGTCACGTCCGACACTGTCGACAAACTCCGGCAAATTTATTCCGACGTCATTATAAAGCTCCTGTCTCTAGTCGGCCGCAACCATCGCTTGAACCGAAGGGCCACGTCCTTGATCGAAAAAGAGCTGAAGGCGTTTTCATTCCGCAATATCTTCTCGCAACCTTACCCAAACGCTACCGAGCTCGACCGCATCTACCAGGGGTTACCTCGCAAGCTAACGTTCTACCACAGCAGGTTTGTGCTGAACACGGTATACGATCTCAACTACGACGTCCTCTACAAGGCCGACTGCCTTACGGCTGAACAGCCGTTCTTCAGATTTACGAAGACGCGGTTGTGTGCCTCTGCTTTCGTTCTAATTCCACCCATGTACTACAGGGGTGCAAGACACAGCGTTAATTACGGCGCAGTCGGTTACTTAATGTCCTTGCAGATTTTGATATCCGCCTTAAGCGAAGTTAGACGAAGCTACAGCGGGAAAGAAAGAGCAGCCTTGGCGTCACTAGTCGAGGCATTAGCATGTTACGTCAAGTCTTCGGAACGGATGTATGCGGCACAGGCGTTTGATTTCGCCAGCGCTACTTTGGGCCTTCGGGCAGCATTCGAGGCATACAAGTACCGTGTTTCTATGAAGGCCATGAGTGATGCCACCAACAGGGAGTTCTTCCAAAGGGCATGCCTTCCTCTATGTTCTACGAGGCCGTCGTTTGATCCAAGGTACGGCACTGACCTTCCGCCACGAATGATATGTAACATTGCTGTGCGAAACTTACCTGAGTTTTACAGTGCATTCCACTGTTCTGCTCTCTCAAAGATGGCACAAGGTGGGATCTGCACGCTATTCTGAACATTCACCACATCTATTTATTGCTTGTTTATGCGTTGTATAACATTGATAACTTTCTGAACGGCTGTTCTGAGATGAATATGATGAATTATAGTGGTCTTTTCCGTTTAAGTGCAAGTTCTCGTAGGTGTTTATGTAGAAATGGCGGAAAGGCGAGCGATGTAAGCATGCTCTGGAGGCTCTAGGTAGCGACAACGGCACAGGGATCATCACGAACTCTTTATAGCTCCGTAACACCTAACTCAGTGGTCAGTGCCCTGCAATACTACGATCTGCTACTCTTGTACGACTACATATATGTGCAAGTGTATGAGGGCCGAGGGGGTACACGCGCCTTGGAGCGCTGGCTTCCGGTTTTGAAACTAGGCTCCAGCTAATGTCACTAGCACTCTGGATTCCAGTAACTTTAGTTACAGCGCGCATGTGCACCGTTGGTAGACAGAAACTGCACAACAGTACGGTTGCAGGTGAGAACTAGAGGTGTGCACGGATAGCCTTCGCGGTATCCACATCCGCGCAGTTTTAGAGGTCCGCATCCGCAAAAGCAGTTGCATAGCCGCATCCGCACCCGCGCGGTTTCTGGGTTCATCCGCGCAAACGAAGCTCATGTTTCCGGTGAAAAGGAACGTGCGCTAGAAGGGTACTACATGGAaagatatcttttttttttcttgcatacAGGACTGTTGAGAAACAGTAAGTCACCTACCTTTGGCTTTGGACATGTCCTCCTTTCCTGGAGGACGTGGCCTGTGATAGAGGAGACCCTCTCACTTGGCGCGCTGGACGCTGGGATGCTGTGTACGAACGCAACCGTTCTTGCCAAAGAAGCCATTGCAGTAAGTCCGCGtcatcattttttttccttttatctgcCGGTAGGCGTCAATATCTTCACtattctcctcctcctcgtttgagtCATCCATGAATTCCGACAGTTGGCCCTCAGATCTTGATCTCTTGTTAACTCGGTGGTCGTCACTGCGTTCTACGCCACTGCAACGAGCCCAGTCTTCTCCGAGTGCTTCCGAGAGCTCGCGAACTAGCATCTTCATTCCTTTGTAATTGGGGTGAAGAAATTGCGCTATCATATGCCAAGCGGTGCGGTGATTTCTAACTTGGACAGCAGACAAAATTTTGCATGTGCCTTCAGAACAGATTCTCATTTCGTTTCACCACTGAGAGGGCTACCAAGGATGTTCTTCAGCTTGAAGTACCAAGGCACAGCAAGGAAGAGACTTGGCCAGCTGGAGCCCTCAATCGCATCTGACGCTTGTTTGAACGGTTCCAAAAATCTTATCGTTGCACGGAGAACTCTGCTGTCAATAGCATCAATGTAGTGGCTGTTTCCTGTAGTCCGCAAAATTGAATAGAATCCCATTGGGAGTCGAGTGTTTATAGCATACGCAACTTTCTATTCCACCTGGTGCTGACGTCCTCCTTCAAAGACTTTGGGAGAACGTACTGCTGTCCCGATCGCTTGAAGTAAGTATAGTCAGATCCCGACAAGCGGCAATAACAGCGCTATGACTTCAGACATCTCAGCTGCGGTCTGCTTCAGTGCAACCTCTACAACCGTGTGGAGAAAATGGGCGGAACAATGCAAATGATGTATTGTCTGAGGGCGGCAATAACATGTGCTCCTCGATCACTAACGAAAACAATTCTGTCCGACACTGGGTGTAGCCCATAATTTCGAAGAATATCTAAGAGGGAGGTCTTAATGTTCTCATCCGTCGTCTTATCGAATTCGAACGGCACGACGCAGAGAGCGCGACTTTATACATTCAAAACTGAAATGCACTGTAACACCTAAgtacgtcattttttttttaagtcatcGGTCCAAATGTCAAGGGTGACAGCTCCACCGCTGTTGCTAAATATTTCATGCAGCTCAGACTTTAATGAGAGTGCTCCTGAGCCGCGATTTCTTTGATAGAACGACAAACTGTGGTGCGATGTGGGATCGCTGTTTTCCATCCACCGAGCCGTATTTCGCTCCTACATCTACCAGGTACTGTGCTAACGTACGAGATAACATTAAAAGGTCTGACATCTTCGGCTACAAAGCACAAAGCGCGTTTTAGTATCTCGTCACTGGCTACACCGGGAAGCGTGTCTGATGTTCTCTTTGGCGTAAGGTATTTCCTGATACCCTCTTTCTggcttggtctggcagacctttcctttgaataaatatacagggtgttaccctataaaagtctacccgtgccgccatgccgtactcgccaattactcaatgcaggtggcacattgtgcgatcttcatatagagctcataaggacatttaatcttggtaaattttgaagtgattgggcgccgcagcacgaagttataactcaaaacgtgcaattcccgtagtgaaaacagccaagatggcgccgctcagtaagcagacgacatcccttttgggtgtcgtctgccgagtacgtcggcatttttcgttgcTCACGTTGCTtgcttctgagcaaaatacgacagttacaccaAAGCAAAATGAAAACTACAGTTGCAgcacgtcgtcgtctggggagcagcatgtcaaatgctcttctcaacgccgccatcttgattgttttccctacgggaattgcacgttttgagttataacttcgtgctgcggcgcccaatcacttcaaaatttaccaagattaaatgtccttatgagctctatatgaagatcgcacaatgtgccacctgcattgagtaattggcgagtacggcatggcggcacgggtatacttttatagggtaacaccctgtatatccccccccccctctttctgGCTACGGTACACATGCTTCAGAAAGTTCGATGTTCCAACCTTAGGTCTAGGGTTTCCAGTTTTCGGTATAGTTACCGAAAAGCACCGATATACGTACGCCGGTAAAATTTTCTCATGTTCGGTAGAAACTGATTTTGCACCGAAAACCATACCTTCTCAGGCTGCTCGGTTTTGCATCAAAGAAGGGAACTTGGAACGGGGAAAGCAAACCAGCGCTCGAAAACGACGGTTATTCACCTCACTGTGTCTTTGCACTTCACTCAGCTTTCCACGAGGACGGAATCTGAGGGTAGTTGCAAATAGTGTGTTCACAAATACACCTGTGTACTCACGAACTGCTTTGTTAGGGGGCACCGAATGTCACCTGGCATGTGTAAGCACGCTTCGGTCGGAGAGATCTCACGGGATCTGAAAACGTTAGAGAAACTCGAAGCAGCACAAGTGgtccgggattcgaacccgggtcctTCGCGCAGAGCGTCTTATCCACTGTGCCATGCAAATCAATGGCAGCAACTGCTTCAAATCGCTACACCTTTCTTTCATGGGCACCCGTTCGACCCTCTTTCTTGTCTGGGAAAGAGAATCAGGAGGAAGGGAGTAAATTTATGGGTTACGTTACCTTTAGAGGTAACGACCCTCATTTATATGCCAGTAACCTTGAATACGTTCGAAGACTGTAACATTATTTCAAAAGTTATCCTGTTTGGAAGGTAACGTTAAATGTTACAAGATTTGGGATGTAtagctaccccccccccccgccagtgTCGTTTCTCGCCGATTTTCACCGAGCGTCTTGATGTTTAAGATATTTCCATCGAAAGCCACCGCTTCGTGGTGAGCGGAATAACCAGCGTTTTTTCCACCGTTTCTCTAAAAGAATAAccaccgaaaaccggaaacccTACTTACGTCCCACAAATCTGCGAACGGACTCATATTTTGAACAAGCGACCACACAATTGGGAGTCCCCGTCCCATTCTCGTCGGCGACATGGCAAAACAGTTTCTACATGGGCGACTTGAGGTCAGTCCCTGGTACAAGAGTGTATAGGGCCcacgcagtggcgtagccaggccTCCAAGGTAAGGGGGATGGGTAcgaacccccccctccccgctgaTCCCGGTTTGTTCCAACACACACTTACCTGTGCATGCTGCAGGATGGGATATGAAAATCTAGAATATTTGAACGTTAAAATGTGTTTATGCACATACAGGCTGTTATGGCCGGCGATGCCGCGTCACGGGATTGGAAGTAGTAGTTTGAGAACGTCATAATTTCAAAACTATTCAAGAATGCTGCTTAGATAGATAGACGCCAGAAACAGCAAGAACTTTCGCTATCGCTATCGCTAGAACCTTCGCTATAACGGTGTTTGTTGTTTGGTGTTTGTTGTTGCTTTCGCTATCGTCACGCTGGATCTCCCTGCCACCACCCCCCTCATATATAAtgtttttctcctcggatttgcacgatttgcgttcGTCGGTCCGTGGTACGTAGGGAGGGGGCctccgacccccccccccccccccgagcctCCCCGTGGTTACGTCACTGGGTCCACGTTGAAGCTCAGCTTCGATGTCCTCCAGTGCAGTTTTCTGTGACATGGCGTTGATGGAACCTGCTGTCACCCGTTGTAAACAGTCTGTGGCTATCAAGAACGCGCGTTTACATTGCGAGATGCGGAAGCAGCTCCACTTAGGACACGTCTCTTGAAGCGCCTGCGAGTATGCGGATATCCGCGCAATCCGCACGGCTATAGCGCGGTTCTGTCCGCGTCTTATTCGTGCGGGTTTCCGTCCCGTAAGTTTTTATCCGGAAAACGAGGTTTCGCGCGGATACCGCATGGATACGCGGGTATtaccgcatccgcgcacacctCTAGAGATAACCGCCCAAGCGAACATGCCTAGCTATGGTGGGCGAGAGAGCCCATCATGACAAGCCACTGTCGTTATACCGTTGTTTGGCGGCGCATGCGTGCTGGGACCGAGTCTCTTGCCCAGAAGGCAACTCAGGAGACACAGCACAAAAACAACAGGGCCACCAGGAAGAGAGACAAACATTGGCACTGAAGTAAACTCTACCCGACGTTCGCTCCCTTAATCCGACACTTGGATGGCATCATGCCCTCTACCAACATGAAACTCATTCCTCTACAAGCGAAATTGTGACCCCACAGGTAACACATGCTGCTACTGGCTGTCCTGCGGGAACTTCGACTGGGACATCATTGGATCCTTGCACGACGACGTGACGGCTGGTCACCTGGGATTTTACAAGTCATATGACCGCGTCTGTAGGCGATACTATTGCCCGAGACTATACTAACGTACACAGGCATACGTGACGTCCTGCTTGCCCCGCCAAACCCGAAAGCCTGCGTCTGGCTTGCTGCACCCAATCCTACCTCCAGAACTGTCATTCGAACGTTTGCCAATAGACTTGTTCGGACCTGTGTTCCTCCTTGTACAACCGCTGAGTGATTGACCTCTTGACTCGCTCGTCCAAACCTCCGCCCTCGGCTCTGGCTCCTCGGTATAGAGCGCTGAGTTCTTGGTTCACAGCATTCTCCTTCTGCATGGAGTCCCACGAATCCTCATTGGTAAAGTGCCCACTATTATCCAGAAGGCAACGTTCCACGGGGTTCACACGACGGGCCGTGCTATCGTGCGCGTTCCGGTTAAGAATGACCTTGCATGGCCGTATAGTAGTGTCGATACAAGCTTGGTAGTCAAGCTTGCTACGGCTTCGTTCACACTCACCTCTACCTGAGGAACGTTTACAATGACGCCGGCCTATCGGCAAAAAACACGTCTTTCACGGGTTTCGCCGTCTTTCCGATGTGTTTCCGGGCGCGTGTCTGCGTCGTTGGTTTGGTTAGCGTACCGTAGCTGGCgtagtttttgttgttgtggtggtggttgttgttgttgttaggcgGAGAGTATAGGATCAAGTGAAAGCGTCATGGTGGAGCACCGCGTCACCGTTGTAGGCTGCGTGACCTTCCGAACATCGGAGGTGGATACCATTATAACTGGTTTACTTGCGCAGCGTTACGAAGAATGCAACACACAGTGAATTCTTTGGTAATGAATGAATTCGAAGACAAAGACGGACCTGGACCTGAACATCGCTACTGCACATGTGGCAGTGTTGGACATCATGGTgcttcttttattattattattattccgtgttagcgctgtaAAGTCACTGTGCCTAGACGCACAGACGAAGTCgccaggaaggagtggggggcggggggggagGACTTCTTTTTTGAGGCCGAAGAAGATGAGGAGGAAGCAAACTCCAATAGATGCATGTTTGGGAATTACaaggcgtttctttttttttatcagtacagattttttataaagAGGCTATTAGAGCAGCGTCAATTTCGTTTTCGTAGGTGGGTTATACGGCTAGGCGGATATCTTGTAGGACAGTCTATGCAACTACACGAccactaattagctaaaattcaccAGTTAACTTATTGACtgcatgttttctgggaaatgcgagacagcagaattggagccagtcctTATTCAAATCCACTGTCCTTATTAAACATACTTTGAGATATAGATGGTCAAATTtcgctattattattattattattattattattattattattgatgaGCCGAAACTAGAACTGCGCTTTTCACCTTATCTGGGTCGGAAAGCGGtcgtggtggtgctaatgaggTGATAGTGAGCTCGCAGTTGTAGGCCTCACAGACACCTCACAGAGTCACGACTAACGCACGGGGGGAatgtgcctcctgggccgacttctaagggaactgtgccgatatatgttCGACAGCGTCtgtggaaaacccaggaaaaatacCCAGAGAGAACGTACttcgcgattcgaacccgggtacctcccagtctcgacgtgacatggccaggatgctaa
This portion of the Ornithodoros turicata isolate Travis chromosome 3, ASM3712646v1, whole genome shotgun sequence genome encodes:
- the LOC135389984 gene encoding uncharacterized protein LOC135389984 gives rise to the protein MRQGKNDARVSAGGRTANNPGNEAERCSPNPYTISDSSDHATLPRLAKKRRSVYQLQDIDLQQFTIVQGGVCAAIFGTALLAAVLSTRFKASLGTVCQPCLTAQAYITRVEDQTVSPCEDFYLHVCGQWSYSGEDTFVADVEASGFSALDDALSSYTTSPPGTSWTFQTLALFYQSCKSELGAKRNISYVLHQFIEVSDLTWKHFSDIHDERSFIDVIGVMTIKLDLDPLFNIDINRRGHAFTIKPVARDSLLKYSTAIDIIRRASHIIDARIDKKLVESVLELHKMIEDEYDSPASASVTGPGITVLVQLGIGTSELWANTVDKYAPSWVHISEKSQVTLNQPPLLRNVLGYVFRSPPDIRSFYLFLHILKVVIDIVDISGDLTTAKEACLKEIQREQFFWIRHSFAVHNLVTSDTVDKLRQIYSDVIIKLLSLVGRNHRLNRRATSLIEKELKAFSFRNIFSQPYPNATELDRIYQGLPRKLTFYHSRFVLNTVYDLNYDVLYKADCLTAEQPFFRFTKTRLCASAFVLIPPMYYRGARHSVNYGAVGYLMSLQILISALSEVRRSYSGKERAALASLVEALACYVKSSERMYAAQAFDFASATLGLRAAFEAYKYRVSMKAMSDATNREFFQRACLPLCSTRPSFDPRYGTDLPPRMICNIAVRNLPEFYSAFHCSALSKMAQGGICTLF